The nucleotide window TTTAATAAGGATTAGCAGAGTCGATGGATGGAAAAAATATTATGAGTTAACAGAAGAGGGTAGAAAAGCTATAGGAGCTATGTCAGAGGAGGATAAAATCAAAGAAGCAATAGAACAATTGGAGTTCTCCGCTAGATACATAGTCGAGAATCTAGAGAAATTAAATGACGAAGATAAGCGAAAAGTGAAAAATATATTGGACGAATTAAGTAAAGTTATGCGATAGATTTTTATTTGATAAGTTATATTTACTATCAATATGCCTATTGAAGTTTATGAGTATGACAAATACATTTTATTGAAATTTTATCAAGCTGATAATAGATACAATCTATTTAATGTTGAGTTTATGACACAGATGATAGATGTTTTATCGGCAATCAATGAGAACAAGGGAAAAAGATTTCTCGTCATTAGAGGAGAAGATAACTTTGGTGCAGGTGCAGATATAAGAGAATTAATTAAAGCCTCTAATGATAGTGAATTTGCAGTTACATTCTTTACCTATATGAGGGAAGTATTTCATAAGATGCTTGATTTAAATAAAATAGTTATTTCTCAAGTGAAAAAAATAGCCTATGGAGCTTCTATGGAATTATTGTTATTCTCAGATTACGTGATATCAGAAAAAAAGGCAATGTTTGCAACACCGGGTGTGAAAATAGGCGTATTTCCCCCAGTTCTCTCATCAGTTGGCCATTTTATATTAGGCTATAATAA belongs to Saccharolobus solfataricus and includes:
- a CDS encoding PadR family transcriptional regulator; protein product: MFWHRRRGLKWLILYVLSKGPMTGAQIMDEIEKTSHGMWRPSPGSIYPALDALESEGLIRISRVDGWKKYYELTEEGRKAIGAMSEEDKIKEAIEQLEFSARYIVENLEKLNDEDKRKVKNILDELSKVMR
- a CDS encoding enoyl-CoA hydratase/isomerase family protein; amino-acid sequence: MPIEVYEYDKYILLKFYQADNRYNLFNVEFMTQMIDVLSAINENKGKRFLVIRGEDNFGAGADIRELIKASNDSEFAVTFFTYMREVFHKMLDLNKIVISQVKKIAYGASMELLLFSDYVISEKKAMFATPGVKIGVFPPVLSSVGHFILGYNNVKRIAMKGDVIDTNEAKSIGLVHIIDDDLDKATLDLIEELSTLAPSATLYIKRNMLRTFRNYIDKAFDDLIVQIQSEEAREGLLSFLNKTNPPWI